The following are encoded in a window of SAR202 cluster bacterium genomic DNA:
- a CDS encoding ATP-dependent metallopeptidase FtsH/Yme1/Tma family protein, which translates to MGSGFLKNTGAYLGIALIVIGVFYLMVSNQSSSEIAITEVISLAQDDRVENITVDGNNLTITTNDYPPQRFTSRKESDSSMVDILQNAGVTNTVKITVKGASGVSNFLGIIVNFLPLIFFGAILLFMMRQAQGTGSQAMSFGRSRARVSLGNKPGVTFDDVAGADEAKLELEEVVEFLKHAERFLSLGAKIPRGVLLVGPPGTGKTLLAKAVAGEAGVPFFSISGSEFVEMFVGVGAARVRDLFDQAKKNSPSIVFVDEIDAVGRHRGAGLGGGHDEREQTLNQILVEIDGFDSTSNVIVIAATNRPDILDPALLRPGRFDRRVTLDLPDISGRQAILKVHSQGKPIDDNVNLEVVAKETPGFSGADLANLVNEAAILAARRKKTSITFDEFGESIDRVLLGPERKSRIISHLEREITAYHEAGHTIVGHMLPDCDPVQKVSIVSRGMAGGYTKSIPAEDRHMYSLEQFKSMMAMAMGGRVAEQIIFEKITTGASNDLENATRMARNMVVRYGMSENLGPRTFGEREEMVFLGRQISEQRDYSDNIAQQIDEEVKALVTEAYDLAHNMISKHRAKLVQLARHLLTHETVEGEELITLLDSEAPPIESEVTHQPNE; encoded by the coding sequence ATGGGATCAGGTTTTCTCAAAAATACTGGAGCATATTTAGGAATAGCGCTCATAGTAATTGGTGTTTTTTACCTTATGGTATCAAATCAATCCTCATCAGAAATTGCAATTACTGAAGTAATTTCTCTAGCGCAAGATGATAGAGTTGAAAATATAACTGTAGATGGAAATAATCTTACTATAACCACCAACGATTACCCTCCACAAAGATTTACTTCCAGAAAAGAATCTGATTCTAGTATGGTAGACATATTACAGAATGCCGGAGTCACAAATACAGTGAAAATAACAGTTAAAGGAGCAAGTGGCGTATCTAATTTTCTAGGTATAATAGTAAACTTTCTCCCGTTAATATTCTTTGGTGCAATCCTTTTATTCATGATGAGACAAGCACAAGGAACAGGTTCTCAAGCCATGAGCTTCGGAAGAAGCCGCGCAAGAGTTTCGCTTGGTAATAAACCTGGAGTTACATTTGATGACGTTGCTGGAGCTGATGAAGCCAAGCTTGAGTTAGAAGAAGTAGTTGAATTTTTAAAACACGCTGAAAGATTCTTATCACTAGGAGCAAAGATTCCTAGAGGTGTACTCCTAGTCGGTCCTCCTGGTACAGGTAAAACCCTTTTAGCCAAAGCAGTAGCAGGAGAAGCAGGGGTTCCTTTCTTTTCAATTAGCGGTAGTGAATTTGTGGAAATGTTTGTTGGAGTTGGAGCGGCAAGAGTTAGAGATTTATTTGATCAAGCAAAAAAGAATTCACCTTCTATAGTTTTTGTTGACGAAATTGATGCAGTTGGACGACACCGTGGAGCAGGTTTAGGTGGTGGCCATGACGAAAGAGAACAAACTCTAAATCAAATTCTTGTTGAAATTGATGGGTTTGATTCTACAAGTAATGTAATCGTTATTGCAGCTACAAATAGACCTGATATCCTAGACCCTGCTTTATTACGACCTGGTCGATTTGATCGTCGGGTAACTCTAGATTTACCCGATATTAGTGGTCGTCAGGCAATATTAAAAGTTCACTCTCAAGGAAAACCCATTGATGATAATGTTAACCTTGAGGTCGTGGCAAAAGAAACGCCTGGATTTAGTGGCGCTGATTTAGCTAACTTAGTCAACGAAGCTGCAATTTTAGCTGCAAGGCGAAAAAAAACATCGATCACATTTGATGAATTTGGTGAATCTATAGATAGGGTCTTACTAGGGCCTGAAAGAAAAAGTAGGATAATTAGTCATTTAGAACGAGAAATAACAGCATACCACGAAGCTGGGCATACAATTGTTGGGCATATGCTACCAGATTGTGATCCAGTTCAGAAGGTATCAATCGTATCGAGAGGAATGGCTGGCGGTTATACTAAATCTATACCAGCTGAAGATCGCCATATGTACAGTTTAGAGCAATTTAAAAGTATGATGGCCATGGCCATGGGGGGTCGAGTTGCTGAGCAAATAATATTTGAAAAAATTACTACCGGAGCTAGCAATGACCTTGAAAATGCAACAAGAATGGCACGTAATATGGTTGTACGCTATGGAATGAGCGAAAATCTAGGCCCCAGAACATTTGGCGAAAGAGAAGAAATGGTATTTCTTGGTAGACAAATAAGTGAACAAAGAGATTATAGCGACAATATTGCTCAACAAATTGATGAAGAAGTAAAAGCTTTAGT